One Pyrococcus furiosus DSM 3638 genomic region harbors:
- the thpR gene encoding RNA 2',3'-cyclic phosphodiesterase: MRAFIAIDVSESVRDALVRAQDYIGSKEAKIKFVERENFHITLKFLGEITEEQAEEIKKILEKIAKKYKKHEVNVRGIGVFPNPNYVRVIWAGVENDEIIKKIAKEIDDELAKLGFKKEGNFVAHITLGRVKFVKDKLGLAMKLKELANEDFGSFIVEAIELKKSTLTPKGPIYETLARFELSE; the protein is encoded by the coding sequence ATGAGGGCGTTTATAGCTATAGACGTTAGTGAGAGCGTTAGGGATGCACTTGTTAGGGCTCAAGACTACATAGGATCAAAGGAAGCCAAGATAAAGTTCGTCGAGAGGGAAAACTTTCACATAACTCTAAAGTTTCTGGGAGAAATCACAGAAGAGCAGGCAGAAGAAATCAAGAAAATCCTTGAGAAAATTGCCAAAAAGTACAAGAAGCACGAAGTCAATGTTAGGGGAATAGGAGTCTTTCCAAATCCCAATTATGTGAGAGTTATCTGGGCTGGAGTTGAAAATGATGAAATAATAAAGAAGATCGCCAAGGAAATAGATGATGAGCTAGCAAAACTCGGCTTTAAAAAGGAGGGCAACTTTGTGGCCCACATAACCCTTGGAAGGGTAAAGTTTGTTAAAGACAAGCTCGGCCTTGCCATGAAGCTTAAGGAACTCGCAAATGAAGACTTCGGTTCCTTCATAGTTGAGGCAATTGAACTAAAAAAGAGCACTCTAACCCCCAAGGGCCCAATATATGAAACACTAGCAAGATTCGAATTAAGCGAATAG